One Pyrus communis chromosome 4, drPyrComm1.1, whole genome shotgun sequence genomic region harbors:
- the LOC137732798 gene encoding uncharacterized protein, which produces MAKDLAVKKLAIHSDSQLITSYTTGECKAKHPRMTQYLEKTRKQLDYLVNDTLITERLESRKLQIKAKRYYMWNGVLVQRSYTGPHIRCLAPPDDLKVLSLIHEGICGNHFGGRSLAQKALNASYYWPTMHQNAKELVQKCDCYQRYKPVPALPASKLHL; this is translated from the exons atggcaaaagacttggcaGTGAAGAAGCTTGCAATTCATTCCGATTCCCAGCTAATCACTAGCTATACTACTGGGGAGTGCAAGGCAAAACATCCAAGGATGACGCAATACCTAGAGAAGACACGCAAGCAACTTG ATTACTTGGTCAATGACACACTCATCACAGAAAGgttggagtctagaaagctccaaataaaggcaaaacgctactacatgtggaacggcGTTCTCGTCCAAAGATCCTACACTGGACCACATATCCGCTGCCTAGCACCTCCCGATgacctaaaggttctaagctTAATCCACGAAGGcatttgtggaaatcactttGGAGGTCGATCCTTAGCACAGAAGGCTCTTAATGCAAGCTACTACTGGCCTACCATGCACCAAAATGCTaaggagttagtacaaaagtgcgaCTGTTACCAACGGTACAAGCCGGTACCAGCACTACCTGCCAGCAAACTACACCTGTAG